The following coding sequences lie in one Syngnathus scovelli strain Florida chromosome 1, RoL_Ssco_1.2, whole genome shotgun sequence genomic window:
- the drp2 gene encoding dystrophin-related protein 2 isoform X1 — protein MNLCWHEIKRKSHNIRVRIEAISDNSGKLQLSLQEIIEWLTAKDEELSEQLPIGGDVGAVQHQREFHQAFMEDVKSRGPFIYSVLESAQSFLAQHPFQEPEETLAEGKEVSPRRRILNVSRSVWKQANVASDLWEKLTARCVDRHRHMERTLERLLQIQAVMEELAVALEQAEGVRDAWEPVGDLFIDSLQDHIDATKLFKEELTQVKEGMKHINDLAHQLAISDVHLSMENARALEHLNNRWKLLQGSIEERLKQLQDAHRDFGPGSQHFLSSSVQIPWERAISPNKVPYYINHQAQTTCWDHPKMTELYQALADLNNIKFSAYRTAMKLRRVQKALRLDLVALSNLSEVFREQELHQAEHVMDVVEVIHGLTALYEKLEEERTLQVNIPLCVDMCLNWLLNVYDSARNGKMRVLSFKMGLVSLCNADVQEKYKYLFRQVSCNGGLTDQRHLSLLLHEAIQIPRQLGEVAAFGGSNVEPSVRSCFRMASGKPAIEVAHFLEWMSLEPQSLVWLPVLHRVTAAESTKHQAKCYICKQCPIKGFRYRSLKQFNVDICQTCFLTGRTTKGKKLHYPIMEYYTPTTSGEKMRDFAKTLKNKFRSKQYFTKHPQRGYLPVQSVLEADSSETPCSSPKMPHADMHSRIEHYASRLAEMENQNCSFFTDSLSPDESLDEDQYLLRHPSPALDHDSPCGQLMLLSHLEHQDKEQLQCTLARLENENRVLQSEYRRLKWKHEEAASLPMLTEAGEGMPGSPVAGGQQDEELLAEARVLRQHKSRLETRMQILEDHNKQLESQLRRLRELLLQPKEDSEANGSEPSTLSSPVSGGGHHGGAASRDTTDTEAAGDDIEHEQDTVLQLQEVIEQLRNVFPSEPGEAPRHTSKHSLNGHSHGPRAAGAPPGPVRVPLQRPR, from the exons GCTTTCATGGAGGATGTCAAGTCTCGAGGGCCGTTCATCTACTCGGTCTTGGAGTCCGCCCAGTCCTTCCTGGCTCAGCATCCTTTTCAGGAGCCGGAGGAGACCCTAGCAGAAGGCAAAG AGGTGTCACCCCGCCGGCGGATTCTGAATGTGAGCCGCTCGGTGTGGAAGCAGGCCAATGTGGCCAGCGACCTGTGGGAGAAGCTGACGGCACGTTGTGTCGACCGACACAG ACACATGGAGAGGACCTTAGAGCGTCTCCTCCAGATCCAGGCGGTGATGGAGGAGCTAGCGGTGGCCCTTGAGCAGGCCGAAGGGGTGAGAGACGCATGGGAGCCCGTGGGAGACCTCTTCATCGACTCCCTGCAAGACCACATAGATGCTACCAAG CTTTTCAAAGAAGAACTGACGCAGGTGAAGGAGGGAATGAAGCACATCAACGACCTGGCCCACCAACTGGCTATTTCCGACGTTCATTTGTCCATGGAAAACGCTCGCGCCCTGGAGCACCTCAATAACAGATGGAAACTGCTACAG GGTTCCATTGAGGAGAGGCTAAAGCAACTCCAGGACGCACACCGAGACTTTGGCCCTGGATCGCAGCACTTCCTTTCAA gtTCAGTGCAGATACCATGGGAGCGTGCCATCTCCCCGAACAAAGTGCCATATTACATCAA CCATCAGGCGCAGACCACATGCTGGGACCACCCAAAGATGACAGAACTGTACCAAGCGCTTG CGGATTTGAACAACATCAAGTTCTCAGCGTACAGAACAGCCATGAAGCTGCGGCGGGTTCAGAAGGCTCTCAGAT TGGATTTAGTGGCACTGAGCAACCTCTCCGAGGTGTTCCGGGAACAGGAGCTTCATCAGGCGGAGCACGTGATGGATGTGGTGGAGGTCATCCACGGCCTGACGGCGCTCTACGagaagctggaggaggagaggacCCTCCAGGTCAACATTCCGCTTTGCGTGGACATGTGTCTCAATTGGCTGCTCAACGTCTATGACAG CGCTCGCAACGGCAAGATGCGTGTGCTGAGCTTCAAGATGGGCCTGGTGAGCTTATGTAACGCCGACGTCCAGGAGAAATACAAAT ATTTATTCCGTCAAGTGTCCTGCAACGGAGGTTTGACAGACCAGCGTCACCTCAGCCTGCTTCTCCACGAGGCCATCCAAATTCCTCGCCAGCTGGGCGAAGTGGCCGCTTTTGGGGGCAGCAATGTGGAGCCAAGCGTCCGCAGCTGCTTCCGCATG gcctCAGGAAAACCTGCCATTGAGGTGGCTCACTTCCTGGAATGGATGAGCCTGGAGCCACAGTCGTTAGTTTGGCTACCCGTACTCCACCGGGTGACCGCGGCCGAGTCCACCAAGCACCAGGCCAAATGTTACATCTGCAAACAATGTCCCATCAAGGGTTTCAG atatcgCAGTTTAAAGCAGTTCAACGTGGACATCTGCCAGACGTGTTTTCTAACCGGACGCACTACCAAGGGCAAGAAGCTGCACTACCCCATCATGGAGTACTACACCCCA ACGACTTCGGGAGAGAAGATGAGGGACTTTGCCAAGACTCTGAAGAACAAATTCAGATCAAAGCAGTACTTCACTAAACACCCTCAGAGAGGTTACCTGCCTGTTCAGTCTGTGCTGGaggctgacagctcagagac GCCTTGCTCGTCCCCTAAGATGCCCCATGCAGACATGCACAGCAGGATTGAGCATTATGCCAGCAG ATTGGCGGAGATGGAGAACCAGAATTGTTCCTTCTTCACAGACAGCCTTTCTCCTGATGAAAGTCT AGATGAAGATCAGTACCTCCTGCGTCACCCCAGCCCGGCCTTGGACCATGACTCGCCCTGCGGGCAGCTCATGCTACTGTCTCACCTGGAGCACCAGGACAAGGAGCAGCTCCAGTGTACCCTGGCCCGCCTGGAGAATGAAAACAG GGTACTTCAAAGCGAGTACCGGCGCCTCAAGTGGAAGCATGAGGAGGCAGCATCGCTTCCCATGCTGACTGAGGCCGGCGAGGGCATGCCGGGCTCGCCTGTGGcgggcggccagcaggacgaagAGCTCCTGGCCGAGGCGCGGGTCCTGCGGCAGCACAAGTCGCGTCTAGAGACACGCATGCAGATCTTGGAGGACCACAACAAGCAGCTGGAGTCGCAGCTGCGCAGGCTGCGAGAGCTGCTTCTTCAG CCCAAAGAAGATTCCGAAGCCAACGGGTCAGAACCGTCGACTTTATCCTCGCCCGTGTCTGGAGGGGGACACCACGGGGGTGCGGCCAGCAGGGACACCACTGACACGGAAGCAGCAG GTGATGACATAGAGCACGAGCAGGACACAGTGCTGCAGCTCCAGGAGGTCATCGAGCAACTGAGAAACGTCTTCCCCTCCGAACCGGGTGAG GCACCACGTCACACATCTAAACACAGCCTGAACGGACACTCACACGGCCCTCGGGCAGCAGGAGCTCCGCCTGGCCCGGTTCGGGTCCCGCTCCAGCGGCCACGGTGA
- the drp2 gene encoding dystrophin-related protein 2 isoform X2, translated as MNLCWHEIKRKSHNIRVRIEAISDNSGKLQLSLQEIIEWLTAKDEELSEQLPIGGDVGAVQHQREFHQAFMEDVKSRGPFIYSVLESAQSFLAQHPFQEPEETLAEGKEVSPRRRILNVSRSVWKQANVASDLWEKLTARCVDRHRHMERTLERLLQIQAVMEELAVALEQAEGVRDAWEPVGDLFIDSLQDHIDATKLFKEELTQVKEGMKHINDLAHQLAISDVHLSMENARALEHLNNRWKLLQGSIEERLKQLQDAHRDFGPGSQHFLSSSVQIPWERAISPNKVPYYINHQAQTTCWDHPKMTELYQALADLNNIKFSAYRTAMKLRRVQKALRLDLVALSNLSEVFREQELHQAEHVMDVVEVIHGLTALYEKLEEERTLQVNIPLCVDMCLNWLLNVYDSARNGKMRVLSFKMGLVSLCNADVQEKYKYLFRQVSCNGGLTDQRHLSLLLHEAIQIPRQLGEVAAFGGSNVEPSVRSCFRMASGKPAIEVAHFLEWMSLEPQSLVWLPVLHRVTAAESTKHQAKCYICKQCPIKGFRYRSLKQFNVDICQTCFLTGRTTKGKKLHYPIMEYYTPTTSGEKMRDFAKTLKNKFRSKQYFTKHPQRGYLPVQSVLEADSSETPCSSPKMPHADMHSRIEHYASRLAEMENQNCSFFTDSLSPDESLDEDQYLLRHPSPALDHDSPCGQLMLLSHLEHQDKEQLQCTLARLENENRVLQSEYRRLKWKHEEAASLPMLTEAGEGMPGSPVAGGQQDEELLAEARVLRQHKSRLETRMQILEDHNKQLESQLRRLRELLLQPKEDSEANGSEPSTLSSPVSGGGHHGGAASRDTTDTEAAGDDIEHEQDTVLQLQEVIEQLRNVFPSEPGTTSHI; from the exons GCTTTCATGGAGGATGTCAAGTCTCGAGGGCCGTTCATCTACTCGGTCTTGGAGTCCGCCCAGTCCTTCCTGGCTCAGCATCCTTTTCAGGAGCCGGAGGAGACCCTAGCAGAAGGCAAAG AGGTGTCACCCCGCCGGCGGATTCTGAATGTGAGCCGCTCGGTGTGGAAGCAGGCCAATGTGGCCAGCGACCTGTGGGAGAAGCTGACGGCACGTTGTGTCGACCGACACAG ACACATGGAGAGGACCTTAGAGCGTCTCCTCCAGATCCAGGCGGTGATGGAGGAGCTAGCGGTGGCCCTTGAGCAGGCCGAAGGGGTGAGAGACGCATGGGAGCCCGTGGGAGACCTCTTCATCGACTCCCTGCAAGACCACATAGATGCTACCAAG CTTTTCAAAGAAGAACTGACGCAGGTGAAGGAGGGAATGAAGCACATCAACGACCTGGCCCACCAACTGGCTATTTCCGACGTTCATTTGTCCATGGAAAACGCTCGCGCCCTGGAGCACCTCAATAACAGATGGAAACTGCTACAG GGTTCCATTGAGGAGAGGCTAAAGCAACTCCAGGACGCACACCGAGACTTTGGCCCTGGATCGCAGCACTTCCTTTCAA gtTCAGTGCAGATACCATGGGAGCGTGCCATCTCCCCGAACAAAGTGCCATATTACATCAA CCATCAGGCGCAGACCACATGCTGGGACCACCCAAAGATGACAGAACTGTACCAAGCGCTTG CGGATTTGAACAACATCAAGTTCTCAGCGTACAGAACAGCCATGAAGCTGCGGCGGGTTCAGAAGGCTCTCAGAT TGGATTTAGTGGCACTGAGCAACCTCTCCGAGGTGTTCCGGGAACAGGAGCTTCATCAGGCGGAGCACGTGATGGATGTGGTGGAGGTCATCCACGGCCTGACGGCGCTCTACGagaagctggaggaggagaggacCCTCCAGGTCAACATTCCGCTTTGCGTGGACATGTGTCTCAATTGGCTGCTCAACGTCTATGACAG CGCTCGCAACGGCAAGATGCGTGTGCTGAGCTTCAAGATGGGCCTGGTGAGCTTATGTAACGCCGACGTCCAGGAGAAATACAAAT ATTTATTCCGTCAAGTGTCCTGCAACGGAGGTTTGACAGACCAGCGTCACCTCAGCCTGCTTCTCCACGAGGCCATCCAAATTCCTCGCCAGCTGGGCGAAGTGGCCGCTTTTGGGGGCAGCAATGTGGAGCCAAGCGTCCGCAGCTGCTTCCGCATG gcctCAGGAAAACCTGCCATTGAGGTGGCTCACTTCCTGGAATGGATGAGCCTGGAGCCACAGTCGTTAGTTTGGCTACCCGTACTCCACCGGGTGACCGCGGCCGAGTCCACCAAGCACCAGGCCAAATGTTACATCTGCAAACAATGTCCCATCAAGGGTTTCAG atatcgCAGTTTAAAGCAGTTCAACGTGGACATCTGCCAGACGTGTTTTCTAACCGGACGCACTACCAAGGGCAAGAAGCTGCACTACCCCATCATGGAGTACTACACCCCA ACGACTTCGGGAGAGAAGATGAGGGACTTTGCCAAGACTCTGAAGAACAAATTCAGATCAAAGCAGTACTTCACTAAACACCCTCAGAGAGGTTACCTGCCTGTTCAGTCTGTGCTGGaggctgacagctcagagac GCCTTGCTCGTCCCCTAAGATGCCCCATGCAGACATGCACAGCAGGATTGAGCATTATGCCAGCAG ATTGGCGGAGATGGAGAACCAGAATTGTTCCTTCTTCACAGACAGCCTTTCTCCTGATGAAAGTCT AGATGAAGATCAGTACCTCCTGCGTCACCCCAGCCCGGCCTTGGACCATGACTCGCCCTGCGGGCAGCTCATGCTACTGTCTCACCTGGAGCACCAGGACAAGGAGCAGCTCCAGTGTACCCTGGCCCGCCTGGAGAATGAAAACAG GGTACTTCAAAGCGAGTACCGGCGCCTCAAGTGGAAGCATGAGGAGGCAGCATCGCTTCCCATGCTGACTGAGGCCGGCGAGGGCATGCCGGGCTCGCCTGTGGcgggcggccagcaggacgaagAGCTCCTGGCCGAGGCGCGGGTCCTGCGGCAGCACAAGTCGCGTCTAGAGACACGCATGCAGATCTTGGAGGACCACAACAAGCAGCTGGAGTCGCAGCTGCGCAGGCTGCGAGAGCTGCTTCTTCAG CCCAAAGAAGATTCCGAAGCCAACGGGTCAGAACCGTCGACTTTATCCTCGCCCGTGTCTGGAGGGGGACACCACGGGGGTGCGGCCAGCAGGGACACCACTGACACGGAAGCAGCAG GTGATGACATAGAGCACGAGCAGGACACAGTGCTGCAGCTCCAGGAGGTCATCGAGCAACTGAGAAACGTCTTCCCCTCCGAACCGG GCACCACGTCACACATCTAA